From Schaalia sp. ZJ405, one genomic window encodes:
- a CDS encoding AMP-binding protein: MSLTTSLHAGYAPGVATTIDIPRMTIPQMLEDVARRYPDRPALDFFSRQTTYGELVEQARKGATVLKRAGVSPGDRVALIMPNCPQHAVAVLATMLIGGIVVEHNPLAPAQELEHEFDNHGARVVVAWSKSLEKLSFLEPTVRVFSMDLTKGLPRASQFLLHLPVKSARVRKNELTASMPSWAISWDDMVNRVAPWKGECPSTPRDIALLIHTGGTTGVPKAAALSHENLLSNVEQSATWVPVLHEGAEVFYCVLPLFHAFGFTIGFLAGLRLGATIALFPKFDTTLILTAQRRLPCTFFLGVPPMYQRLLASAEDMDVDLHSMRFSLSGAMPLSQELAQQWEEATGGLMIEGYGMTEASPIILGSPLSNARRPGALGIPYPSTEIRIVDPEDPSRDVDEGEIGELIARGPQVFSGYWNRPEESAEVFLDDWLRTGDLVQLSDGFIVMADRRKEMINFSGFNVYPSQVEDAVRTMPGVRDVAVVGLPAGTSGEDVVAAVVLEAGASVTLADLREWASKSLAHYALPRQIVVMSELPRTQLGKVTRKKVREQVMNAADLTKETLRRLTSKKEPKD; encoded by the coding sequence ATGTCGTTAACCACCTCGTTGCACGCGGGTTACGCCCCGGGAGTTGCAACAACCATCGACATTCCCCGTATGACGATCCCGCAGATGCTCGAGGACGTCGCTCGTCGCTACCCTGATCGTCCAGCACTTGACTTCTTTTCACGGCAAACAACATACGGTGAACTTGTTGAGCAGGCCCGCAAGGGGGCAACTGTTCTCAAACGAGCGGGCGTGAGTCCCGGTGATCGAGTCGCACTCATCATGCCGAACTGTCCCCAGCATGCTGTTGCTGTGCTGGCAACGATGCTCATCGGCGGAATCGTTGTTGAGCACAATCCCTTGGCCCCCGCCCAGGAACTTGAGCACGAGTTCGATAACCACGGGGCACGCGTTGTTGTTGCATGGTCGAAATCGCTTGAAAAACTCTCGTTCCTCGAACCCACTGTTCGCGTGTTTTCGATGGACCTGACCAAGGGGTTGCCGCGCGCATCCCAGTTCCTCCTCCATCTGCCGGTCAAGTCGGCTCGTGTTCGCAAGAACGAGTTGACGGCATCGATGCCGTCGTGGGCGATCTCGTGGGACGACATGGTCAACCGGGTTGCCCCGTGGAAGGGCGAATGCCCCTCCACTCCACGCGACATTGCTCTGCTGATTCACACGGGTGGAACCACTGGCGTACCGAAGGCTGCGGCGCTCAGCCACGAGAATCTTTTGTCGAATGTTGAACAGTCCGCAACGTGGGTGCCCGTACTCCACGAGGGCGCCGAGGTTTTCTACTGCGTTCTCCCCCTGTTCCACGCCTTTGGTTTCACCATCGGATTCCTCGCCGGGCTGCGGCTTGGTGCCACTATTGCTCTATTCCCCAAGTTTGATACGACCCTGATTCTCACTGCGCAACGCCGTCTGCCCTGTACGTTCTTCCTGGGTGTACCACCGATGTATCAGCGTCTGCTCGCCTCCGCTGAGGACATGGATGTCGATCTGCATTCCATGCGATTCTCCCTCTCAGGTGCGATGCCTCTGTCTCAAGAGCTTGCTCAACAGTGGGAAGAGGCAACCGGGGGCCTGATGATCGAGGGGTACGGGATGACCGAAGCATCTCCCATCATCCTTGGGTCACCTCTGTCGAACGCACGGCGTCCTGGCGCTTTGGGGATTCCCTATCCGTCTACAGAGATCCGGATTGTTGATCCTGAGGATCCCAGTCGTGACGTGGACGAGGGCGAAATCGGCGAACTCATTGCCCGCGGCCCCCAAGTATTCTCCGGATACTGGAACCGACCTGAGGAATCCGCTGAGGTTTTCTTAGACGATTGGCTGCGCACGGGTGATCTTGTTCAGCTCTCCGACGGTTTCATTGTCATGGCTGATCGCCGGAAGGAAATGATCAACTTTTCCGGATTCAACGTGTATCCCAGCCAGGTTGAGGACGCGGTTCGCACGATGCCGGGAGTACGTGACGTCGCTGTTGTCGGCCTGCCCGCGGGAACGTCAGGTGAAGACGTTGTTGCCGCTGTTGTCCTTGAGGCAGGTGCTTCCGTGACGCTTGCCGATTTGCGTGAGTGGGCGTCGAAGTCTCTGGCTCATTACGCTCTGCCACGGCAGATCGTTGTCATGAGTGAATTGCCGCGCACGCAGTTGGGGAAGGTCACACGTAAGAAGGTCCGTGAGCAGGTAATGAACGCGGCAGATCTGACGAAAGAGACTCTGCGCCGCCTCACCTCGAAGAAGGAACCAAAGGACTGA
- a CDS encoding LysM peptidoglycan-binding domain-containing protein has product MMNTRVVGGMEYGATRRPHLEVVPDRPEAQVRDIFSAPSAVRRRQVLRQEDPAMHRRPVCASARHRQAPVTVSLAPVRADVLKRVVMGVVVALVLALVGIGAGILAQPAAYAGETRVHSVAAGESLWSLAAGVTSDRPLEDIVVDIESLNNLDGALTVGQKVVLPVR; this is encoded by the coding sequence GTGATGAACACACGGGTCGTTGGTGGAATGGAGTATGGGGCTACGCGTCGTCCTCATCTTGAGGTCGTTCCTGATCGTCCTGAGGCTCAGGTCCGCGATATTTTCTCAGCACCATCGGCAGTTCGGCGCCGCCAAGTGCTTCGCCAGGAAGATCCTGCAATGCATCGTCGCCCTGTATGCGCTTCAGCTCGGCATCGTCAAGCTCCGGTGACGGTGAGCCTCGCCCCTGTTCGCGCAGACGTTCTCAAACGGGTCGTGATGGGCGTTGTTGTGGCGCTCGTGCTGGCGCTTGTGGGGATCGGAGCGGGGATTCTGGCTCAACCGGCAGCCTATGCGGGAGAAACGCGGGTTCATTCGGTTGCCGCAGGGGAATCACTGTGGAGTCTCGCCGCAGGTGTTACCAGTGATCGTCCGCTCGAAGACATCGTTGTTGATATCGAGTCCTTGAATAATCTTGATGGGGCACTCACGGTCGGCCAAAAGGTTGTCCTTCCCGTTCGCTAG
- the nrdR gene encoding transcriptional regulator NrdR, translating to MHCPFCQNPDSRVVDTRIADDGASIRRRRECTTCKKRFTTLETSSFQVVKRSGVVEPFSRMKVVSGVKQACQGRPVNEDDLAILAQKVEEQLRSTGVSNVSSDEVGKAILPFLRELDEIAYLRFASVYRSFNSLEDFEEAIATLRGRASGDKAPGRGRGRRKASSTRVSESAPTLLDQ from the coding sequence GTGCATTGTCCCTTCTGTCAGAATCCCGATTCCCGGGTCGTCGACACCCGAATTGCCGACGATGGTGCATCAATTCGCAGGCGCAGGGAATGTACCACCTGTAAAAAGCGTTTCACCACCCTTGAAACGTCCTCCTTCCAAGTCGTGAAGCGCTCGGGTGTCGTTGAACCCTTTTCCCGCATGAAGGTTGTTTCCGGGGTGAAGCAGGCCTGCCAGGGGCGTCCCGTTAACGAGGACGATCTGGCGATTCTCGCGCAAAAGGTTGAGGAACAGCTGAGATCAACCGGAGTATCGAACGTCTCGTCAGACGAAGTGGGCAAAGCGATTCTCCCGTTCCTCAGAGAACTTGATGAGATCGCCTACCTGCGTTTTGCCTCCGTGTACCGGTCGTTTAATTCCCTCGAAGACTTTGAGGAAGCTATAGCGACACTGCGTGGACGAGCCTCTGGTGACAAAGCCCCCGGTCGTGGGAGAGGCAGGCGTAAAGCCTCGTCGACACGGGTTTCAGAGAGCGCGCCAACGCTTCTGGATCAGTAA